The Dokdonella koreensis DS-123 genome has a segment encoding these proteins:
- a CDS encoding ComEA family DNA-binding protein produces the protein MNMIRHSLAALALGFALALPGTVGAVDINSADAQTLAEELHGIGLAKAEAIVAYREANGPFTSAEDLAKVKGVGAATVEKNRDAIQVGGGKPKAGRTVARND, from the coding sequence ATGAACATGATTCGTCATTCCCTCGCGGCACTGGCTCTCGGTTTCGCCCTGGCCCTGCCCGGCACCGTCGGCGCGGTGGACATCAACAGCGCCGATGCCCAGACGCTGGCCGAGGAGCTGCACGGCATCGGCCTGGCGAAGGCCGAGGCGATCGTCGCCTACCGCGAGGCCAACGGCCCGTTCACCAGCGCCGAGGACCTGGCCAAGGTCAAGGGCGTCGGCGCGGCCACCGTCGAGAAGAACCGCGATGCGATCCAGGTCGGCGGCGGCAAGCCGAAGGCCGGTCGCACCGTCGCCCGGAACGACTGA